DNA sequence from the Oncorhynchus keta strain PuntledgeMale-10-30-2019 chromosome 1, Oket_V2, whole genome shotgun sequence genome:
tctgaccacttccacttcctgctttagttttacttgtaagcaggaatcatgaggatagaattatggtaagatttgccaaatggagggtgagggagagctttgtatgtgtctctgtgtgtggagtaaaggtcgcctagagtttttttcccctctggttgcaaaTGTGACATCCTGGTAAAAATTTGGCcaaatggatttaagttttcctgcattaaagttcccggccactaggagcgccacctctggatgagcattttcttgtttgcttatggacttatgcagctcattgagtgcgggcttcgtgccagcatcggtttgtggtggtaaatacagCTTTATTTTTTCTCATCTTAAATAGACTGCTACAAAAAATGTAGAtgtaaactctcttggtaaatactCTCGGTCACTGATAACTAAAAATGTTcttgacctgtgcacctacattgtaaaccttAAATCATAGGTTAGATTGTagcaacctcgtgatgggtatagggaacatcgataggtttaggctatgttacattgagctgggtgaatagaatatgaatgacagtcatccaatatgctgtaatagaaataaggccaagCTAATTCAAAAATatatcttcctccctcatcttaaacgtcaGCGACCGCCACTGCTCTGGATGTAGACATACTATACCCACAATTCAACCACatttcaaccccaacccactctACTCACTTTGAATGTCTCTCAGCCTCCATTTCCCATCATGCCCCTCTGGCAGCATGAAGTTGAAGGGTCTGGCATAAGGTGATAGGTCAGCATCCTCTGCTTCTATGGTTACAGAGCCCATCTGCCCGTCCTCCCCCTCACACAACGTCAGGTATGTCCCCGAGACGATCATCGGGACGTTGTCATTAACGTCCTCGATCAGCAGCGTTATATTGCCATTGCCAGATTTCTTACCTAAGAGACAGAAAGAAGGTGGAGGGGTCAGGTGAACAAGGTCAAGCTCTGAGCGGCAGTCCCGATTGGGTAACTTTTCAGGTTTCACTCATTCAAAACTGAAATTATTCATCCATTCGTTCATTCAAACCTGGAATCTCTCATCCATTCATTCAAACATGATGTCATCTGTCACCTGAATTAATTTGTCTATTCATTCAGTAATCCATTCAACTATTTTGTTACATCTAAAATCCATTGTATTATACAATAGTGCCACATAACAAAAGTACAATACTTTGAGTGGAATATGTAATAAGTTGAAGTGCTGTACACACACATCCACAGTTATGTTATGGTCAAATGTAGCCATTATTATCTAAATATGAAATAATTGATGGCTAACAAtaaagtaccttactgtgattgatttaaattaaaatggtcaatCAGAAATATGTATATTTCTCAAGCTAGAATGTAGCTAGGACTGCCTGGGAGTGGCCTGAGAGAGGGGCCTAAATGGGAGGGATATGTAACCTGAAAACTAGCAGTTATGGGCGGAGAGGTTTGAAACTCTGTTAGTTGGAATTGCAGgctgtcttttcaaacagctcttataaTAAAAaggtattatcataattttctaaatttcacagtattattccaatctCATTgtgaaatatatttatatatatttttaaagataaATCATGTGTTTGACTGCACTGCTCCTTTAATAAGAAAAACAGCTTGTGAGTGTTCTGTTGTGTAGATTTCCTTTGGGCGTTTAGGACAGTTCAGCCCTAATGAAGATAAAACAGTTCAAGTGTcttgaatgaatgtcctcctgcCACATTCTATGTGACTCTGTACTTAAAGCAAGactagatagagacagatagcagCCAACGGCTTTGATCCAATTTACACTATGGTGTTGCGTGACCCTTTCACACATATCACTCTCAGGAATGGTAGACATTCAGATAATACAGATTAGCTTAACCCtttcaattcaatgggcttttttggcatgggaaacacacactacatgaccaaaaagtATTTGGACGCTtactcgtcaaacatctcattccaaaattatgggcattaatatggagttggtcccccatttgctgctataacagcatccactcttctgggaaggctttccacgaaATGTTGGAAAATttctgtggggacttgcttccattcagccacatggGCATTATCGATGTCGGGCACTTAGCCCTGGcatgcagtcagcattccaattcattccaaaggtgttcgatggggttgaggtcagggctctgtgcaggcaagtcaagttcttccacacagatctcaacaaaccatttctctatagacctcactttgtgcacgggggcattgtcatgatgaaacaggaaagggtcttccccaaattgttgccacaaagctggaagcacagaatagtctagaatgtcattgtaagcTGTAGAGTTATGATTTCCCTTCagtggaactaaggggccgagcCTAAACCAtgtaaaacagccccagaccattattcctccaccaaactttacagttggcactatgcattggggcaggtagcgttctcgtGGCATCTGTCCGTCGGACTGGCAGATAGTgaagagaacgcgtttccactgctccagtttccaatggcggcgagcttaaacaacactccagccaacgcttggcattgtgcatagtgatcttaggcttgtgtgagggTGCTCGGCCAtttaaacccatttcatgaagctcccaagaAACAGTTATTGTTATTGTGTTGTAAACGAGGACATTgttattttaaaaaaatgtttaacctttattttaataGGCaagttaagtcagttaagaacaaattcttattttcaatgacggcctaggaacagtgggttaactgcctgttcaggggcagaacgacagatttgtaccttgtcagctcggggattcgaacttgcaaccttccggttactagtccaacgctctaaccactaggctaccctgccgccccatgcgatttttacgtgcttcagcactaggcggtcccgttctgtgagcttgtgtggcctactacttcacggctgagccgttgctcCTCCtaaatgtttccacttcacaataacagcacttacagttgatcggggcagaaatttgaagaactgacttgttggaaagatggcatcctatgacggtgccacattgaaagtcactttgAAAGTCTTTAGTAAGTCCATTCTATTGCCAATGCGGTCtattgagattgcatggctgtgtgctcaattttatacacctttcagcaacgagtgtggctgaaatagccgaattgactaattttaaggggtgtccacacacatatataatatatacataaagcatgtttacattgccaaagcaagtgaaatagagaATAACCCAAAGTGAACTAAACAATGCAAAATTAAGAGtactgtgttgtaacaatgtgcaaattgtcacaccctgaccttagttatctttgttttctttattatttggttaggtcagggtgtgacgagggtagTTTGTTTCATTTTTGGATTGTCTAGGAGTTTTTGTATGTCATGGGGTtttctagtctaggtgtttatatgtctatggttgcctataTTGAgaaccaatcagaggcagctgtttatcgttgtctctgattgggaaccatatttaggtagccatatccCTTGGTTATTTTGTGGGTTGTTATtctgtttagttgcctgttctgcactaGCCATATTGCTTCACGGTTAGTTTTGTTTAGTTCTGTTCAGTGTTCTCCCTTTTATTAAAGAGTTCTGTTCGCTTacaacgctgcgccttggtctcctctctATGACGACAGTGACAGAACAACCCACCAAACTAAGCATCGTACTAAAAAGGAGTGGACATCTTGGTCCCgggagaaagaggagtggaggacatcctagacctgggaggaggtaatggcaggggacaagaccctgccatggaagcaggtggAGACAGCGCAGGAGGAACGGTGTCGATATGAGGGTACACGGCTggcacggaagcccgagaggcggGGCACACGAGGAGATTGCATGAGTCAGGTCGGAGACTTGAggcaactcctcgtgcttactgtGGAAAGCgtgttactggtcaggcaccgctatgcggtggagcgcacggtgtctccagtgcgctattctagcccggtgcactctattccagctcctcgcattaGCCGGGCTAGactgggcatccagccaggaaggaGGGTGCCGGCTCAGCACTCCTGCTCTCCAGTGTACctccttggaccaggatatcctgcgccagctttgcgtactgtgtctccggtgagtctacacagcccagtacgtcctgtgccagagCACTGCATTTGCAGGGCGAAAATctacatccagccaggacgggttctgtcagctctacactccagacctccagtatgGCTCCagagtccagtacgtcctgttcctcctccccgcactcgccctgaggtctGTCATCAGCCCAGAACCACCAGTGCCGACACCACGCTCCAGGCTTCCAGTGCGCCTCTAGGGTCCAATacgccctgttcctgctccctgcactcaccctgaggtgtgtgtccttagcccggtaccaccagttccggcaccacgcaccaggcctacagtgcgtctCGGCAGTACAGAGTATCCGGCAACAgtgcccagtccagagcgtccggcgacagtgcccagtctccagcgacggtccgcaGCCCGGGGACTCTAGCggcggtccccagcccggggtctctagcgacggtccccagcccggggcctaCGGTGAGGATCCACGGGTCAGTGCTACAAGAGCGGACTCAGTGTAAAGAAGGGGGGCAGCATCCAGAACCAACGCCGCCACCAaggttagatgcccacccagaccctcccatataggtttaggtttgcggCCCGGGAGTCCGCacttttggggggagggggggggggtactgtcacaccctgaccttagttatctttgttttccttatttggttaggtcagggtgtgacaagggtggtttgtttagtttttgtattgtctaggggtttttgtatgtctatgagtttttgtatgtctaggggttttctCGTCTTGGTgtttatgtctatggttgcctagtcttggttctcagaggcagctgtttatcgtcgtctctgattaggaaccatatttaggtaggcATATTCCTTGGTTATTTTGTGAGTTGTTATTCTATGTTTAATTGCCTGTTCTGCACTAGCCATATtgcttcacggttcgttttgttgttgtgtttagGTCTGTTCAGTGTGCTCTCTTTTATTAAAGAGTTCTGttcgcttaccacgctgcgccttggtctcctctctATGACGACTGTGACACAAACAGTTAAAGTACACTGAGCACAAAGGAGAGTTTCCACCTACCACAACCTGATTGACAACCCAACAACACTGATCAGCCACACCCCAGTTCAGCTACTCCAGGTGTTCTCACCAACGACTCACAACAGCATAGCAAGTATGTTATACTGTCAGGACATGGTCCTTTATGAACACCAATAAAGTCATGTTTTACTGTGTCACTGCATGTTCACCTACACAGAGTAACGCTGTAAACCTAACAGGGAAATGTTATTAAACCCCAAAAGGAAGATGTTTCATTTCATACTAATACATGTATGAAATATCCTTCATACACTCTCCAGTGCGGTTGCCCATGTGTTATAACAGTTTGGGTGAAAACCACACTCACTCTCGTCCACAGCTTTGATAGAGATCGTGTAGGCTCCGTTGGTAACTAGAGGAGACTCAAGGTCGATGGTGTTAGCTACCCTCAGCTCTCCCGTGGTCTCTCCCACAGCTATCCATGAGCCAGGGTCAAATTTGGTGTAGTACCTACAACACACAAATCAACATTTGTATTGGTAagatgcagatgttattgcagatgttgcgtaaaaaaaaaaaatactacaaagttgcttaggagctagaagcagaccTGCCATGTCTGTCAGCACgatcttacacacacacagagagagaacaggtttaACAGATAGCATAGAGCTATTGATGCATTCCAAACTATAGGTGACAAGTGCAACATGATATGCATGTAGAAACATGAATAGAAGAAAACAACTAATTTAATATAAAGGAAAATATAATTTACTCCCAATCTACTCTACTATAACCAGCTTTAGGGTAGTCATTGGTCTATATTCTTCCTTTACTCTACTGTTACTGGATGTGTAGGGACAGTGGGTCGCTAGTGTGCACTAGGGACAGTGGTCCGTACCTGATCCCCTTGCTACTCTTGGTCTCTGGGTCCAGTGCGGTgtaggtggagaggagggtaccGTTGGGAGTGTTCTCTTTAACCCTGATCACCATGTTAGGAGGGGTAAACTCTGGTCCCTCGTCCTCGTCACCCACACTGACATCCACAGGGATGGACAGCCAGGTCCCTGCCATGCCCACCAGGGGAGCCTCATTCTGGGCAGAGATCATCAGCTTCACTGTCTTCCCTTTCTCATAATCAAGAGGCtggaggaggggtgggagagtagggaagaggggggaaaaaaacaggtTAGGCTCATGACTAACTCAGACTGGCCTGGCTGTCATTCTGTCAGCATTAGCCTGAGCTCTGTGGCTGCATCCccaatggctccctattccctaccaagtgcacaacttttgaccagagcccaatgagccctatggcccctggtcaaaagtagcacactatatagggaatagggttccatttgtgaCATAACCTGTGCAAAATGTTCCTGTTACGACTCAGGTCAAGCTGAAGTCTCCATCCTCTGACACATTTAGCACCCACCTACCAGAGAGCAGAGACTCACTGTGACCTGCTAATAATAACAACCACGCTCACTTCTTATCACTGCTACAACTTAGACACACATACAAGTCTGACAAGACTAATCCACactcaccaggcaggccaaaagtCCATCCAACCTCATATTgcggaaatatatataaaacacagggaaatcatgtttttgactgcactgtcTCTTTACTAAGAAAAACTGCTTGTGAGTGTCTCTGTGTGCGACACTgtgtgacacacacagagagagacaagtctGCCAAGACAAATTCCACACTCAACTCTCCAGAGAGCTGCCTCTGAATTATAACAATGTGAGCAGATTAATATCATCATTCATCTTTTAGTCAGTGTcgctctgtctgtcattctgtcagtctctctctgtagcagtctTTTTATTTGTGTCAGTCAAGTAAAAAGCAAGCGTTGACACACCCAAACGAGATGGACATGTGCTGACTAATGGAATAGTAAAGTTATGAAATCATAGTAGTATACCCATAAAAGTATTTGGAACATATTTCAAGTATGTGACTATCTTTGTTTGTGTCAGTGCTTTCGTCTGTGGTTGTTGTTATCTCTGTCACCTTGATGACATAGAGCAGGCCCTCGTTGGTTTCAGGGTCCGTGTCGATCCGGAAATTCCCATTCTCGTTGCCCTGGGTGATGACAAACCTGGCGTTCCAGTTTGGAGTCTTCTCCTCATCCTTGTCATCCACAGGAATCCTCAGGACCAGCATGTCTGCTTGGTTCTCCTTCACAGTGGCCTTGTACTGTCAGGCAGAAACAAACTAAATCATTTTGTAAATTAAGTGGAGCCctcgttttttgttgttgtttttgcccAGTTATATTTCACCTATTTTTTTATGTAAATGTTTCCTTTTAAGTgcaaattttttttatttttaattttacctttatttaaccaggcaagtcagttaagaacatattcttattttcaatgacagcctgggaacagtgggttaactgcctgttcaggggcagaacgacagatttgtaccttgtcagctcgggggtttgaactcgcaaccttccggttactagtccaacgctctaaccactaggctacgctaaaTACATTAAATAAATAGCATCGCCTGAATATATTTGACTATTTAAGTAGCGTTTCAATAATGACCACTTAGCACCTACTGAAAATACCGAGGTGATTTGTTGACTGCATTATTAACACCGCATACCGGTTTTGATCAGACACATATGGACAGGTACGAAAGGTCAAAAGGGTAAAAGAGGGCAGTAGTCTTTTTAAACCAAGATATCAGACAATACCACTTCTGTGAAGGATTGCACAACTTGttaactttccccaaattcccaggttTATTGCTTACTCCCTTTTGATTCCGGGAAtctttcatcaaggatttctagGAAATCTGGTAATTTAGTAAAAATGTCCAGAATTTTACAACCTTACTATGTGTTATTCTCTTtacattaaaacacattttgCAGGTCTGCTTCCAATCAAAATAATGTGTTAACTAATACACTCTAAATGGCCTGTCACGCAGAGATTAGCCAGCAGTGTTATTTTCCGACAGCCAATAACATGTAAAtaatttcctttatagtgcatgacttttgaccagggcccatagggcactatgcagggaatagggtgctatttggaacaCAGACACAGTGCTGTCTCATGGCAGAAGGGTTGAGAGGTTAGAATAGGACCTCAGGTTACAGAACTGGTAACCTGTCCAGGCAATCACTCTCTACAGCTTTGATGTTACCTGAATATCTCAGCATGTTTGAGAAAAGTGAAAATCTATTTACCATTTTCAAATGCTGTAGGCTAATGCATTGTTGTGGGGGGGTGGGATAAAggacaaaaaataaaataaaaattcttGCTCAAGTGTTGTCAAAATGTAACGTTTTCTACATATTCACTCTATTGCTATTATTTGTGTGCAATATCGTTGAGTTTGTGTCAAAGATGAGTGATTTATTgactgcattccaaatggcaccctattccctatatccaGACGgactccggtcaaaagtagtgcaccatatagggaatagggtgccatttaggatgcaaccATAGTCGTCATCTTAAACACAAGTGGGAGGAGTGACGTACGGTGGTCTCCCTGAAGGTGGGAGGGTTGTCGTTGATGTCCAGTAGCGTAATGGTGGCCGTAGCAGTGTTAAACAGGCCGTTCTTAGCTCCGTCCATGTCCCGGATCTCCACGGTAACAGCATTGACAACCTGCGTCTGGAAAGAcccaaacacacagagaaacatttCTACTACatatacattttagtcatttagcagacgctcttatcgagAGTGCATACATTGTTTCGTACTGGTCTCCCagaaccctggcattgcaagctcAATGCTCTATCAATTGAGCCACATGGGACCTACAACATTTCCACCACAGAAAACCTCAGTGAAGTATCATCATTCAAGAGTACTCAAGTCTACTCTGCTTTATACCTCAAATTCAGTACACCGTTCAATTAGCGAGAATGTCAGAGACTAACAATTACTTGTTACACAATATTAACATAGCCCAACAATACAATAGGCAAAGTCTATATTACAGTGATGCTGGTGTATTTAGAGGGAAACAGGTGGGTGTTGAATAAGGAAAGAAGCCCTGCCTATGGTACCTCTCTGTCAAGAGTGCTGGTCTTGGCTGTGATCAGCCCACTGTGAGACCCGATGGTGAAGAACTGACCACCAGTCAGAAGGGTGTATCTGATCTTAGTGTGGGGGGTGTCTGCTTCATCCTTATCAGTGGATTTCACTTCTCCTACCTCAGTACctggagagaggcagggagggagagagagaaagttaaaaTACAATATTGatctcaggcacacacacacacacactcaccaggtTTGCACTGCTCTAACACAGAGAAGGTGAGTGGTCCAGAGAAGGTCGGTGCGTTGTCATTGATATCTTCCACCAGAACAGTAATGTCCAGAGGCCGATCTGTCTCCTTCCCCGACCGCCTGTCAAACACCTGGGCTGTGAACTACACACCACTCATTAAGAACACACATACTGAACACTTTTGGTCTGAggtacagacagcagacagacaagaTGACTCCACTGCTATTATCTTGCCTATAATCATTGTGCGTTCATTTCGACAAACTTTATGGCCTGTATTGAAGGTCTGTCACACTTACCACAAACTTGGGGTACTGTTCCCGGTCAACAGGGTAGTGCACACGCACCATGCCTGTGTCACGATCCACAGAGAAAAGCTTCTCCGGGGGCATGTTCACCCCTGAACCACTGATTATATAGTACACTGTGAAATTCACTGATGAATCTGACCCCACCtacagaggggggaggggggggcagaCAAACTTACAGAAATAGCCTAAAATAACA
Encoded proteins:
- the LOC118393284 gene encoding desmocollin-2-like isoform X2, translated to MRSDGTIVTVNVTTVTAEGRSFWVRGRDGGGRRWRMEVHLSPDLEQEHIQVPMRVPFNVPAHKGVQRGPSEVLRRSKRRWSPLPFSIIEQDIPPFPKDVELVGSDSSVNFTVYYIISGSGVNMPPEKLFSVDRDTGMVRVHYPVDREQYPKFVFTAQVFDRRSGKETDRPLDITVLVEDINDNAPTFSGPLTFSVLEQCKPGTEVGEVKSTDKDEADTPHTKIRYTLLTGGQFFTIGSHSGLITAKTSTLDRETQVVNAVTVEIRDMDGAKNGLFNTATATITLLDINDNPPTFRETTYKATVKENQADMLVLRIPVDDKDEEKTPNWNARFVITQGNENGNFRIDTDPETNEGLLYVIKPLDYEKGKTVKLMISAQNEAPLVGMAGTWLSIPVDVSVGDEDEGPEFTPPNMVIRVKENTPNGTLLSTYTALDPETKSSKGIRYYTKFDPGSWIAVGETTGELRVANTIDLESPLVTNGAYTISIKAVDESKKSGNGNITLLIEDVNDNVPMIVSGTYLTLCEGEDGQMGSVTIEAEDADLSPYARPFNFMLPEGHDGKWRLRDIQNGSAVLEQVVEMARGVYTVPVHVTDLQNKGGVQVLSLRVCQCLGGECVAKRSSVSVGIWGVLAMLLAFLLLLLLCLLFVFYCTTKGEKIYMEDCSGGMLLKSNTEAPGDEVKSAALLIVPSTGVAVDTVDGSVKGAGLVGLLDQNGAGCPAPGPPLIGQKTINPNRESSRRDFLTAQGQSSFYSTGQYGGGNFYTDTTFLKQSQASSTLSALHTWKTNGLYLGKKLVYFADESEERYADDVARAYGYEGEGSPAGSVGCCSDFGDQDNLDFLDSLGSKFKTLANICMDKEEEI
- the LOC118393284 gene encoding desmocollin-2-like isoform X1 — protein: MAPGVFCVSLLTVIIAQSECCVPHSIQAQVPLEVRPGYVISQVPVTGCHIQGQWLTSSDPHFAMRSDGTIVTVNVTTVTAEGRSFWVRGRDGGGRRWRMEVHLSPDLEQEHIQVPMRVPFNVPAHKGVQRGPSEVLRRSKRRWSPLPFSIIEQDIPPFPKDVELVGSDSSVNFTVYYIISGSGVNMPPEKLFSVDRDTGMVRVHYPVDREQYPKFVFTAQVFDRRSGKETDRPLDITVLVEDINDNAPTFSGPLTFSVLEQCKPGTEVGEVKSTDKDEADTPHTKIRYTLLTGGQFFTIGSHSGLITAKTSTLDRETQVVNAVTVEIRDMDGAKNGLFNTATATITLLDINDNPPTFRETTYKATVKENQADMLVLRIPVDDKDEEKTPNWNARFVITQGNENGNFRIDTDPETNEGLLYVIKPLDYEKGKTVKLMISAQNEAPLVGMAGTWLSIPVDVSVGDEDEGPEFTPPNMVIRVKENTPNGTLLSTYTALDPETKSSKGIRYYTKFDPGSWIAVGETTGELRVANTIDLESPLVTNGAYTISIKAVDESKKSGNGNITLLIEDVNDNVPMIVSGTYLTLCEGEDGQMGSVTIEAEDADLSPYARPFNFMLPEGHDGKWRLRDIQNGSAVLEQVVEMARGVYTVPVHVTDLQNKGGVQVLSLRVCQCLGGECVAKRSSVSVGIWGVLAMLLAFLLLLLLCLLFVFYCTTKGEKIYMEDCSGGMLLKSNTEAPGDEVKSAALLIVPSTGVAVDTVDGSVKGAGLVGLLDQNGAGCPAPGPPLIGQKTINPNRESSRRDFLTAQGQSSFYSTGQYGGGNFYTDTTFLKQSQASSTLSALHTWKTNGLYLGKKLVYFADESEERYADDVARAYGYEGEGSPAGSVGCCSDFGDQDNLDFLDSLGSKFKTLANICMDKEEEI